A region of Cardinium endosymbiont of Sogatella furcifera DNA encodes the following proteins:
- a CDS encoding sodium:solute symporter family protein produces the protein MLCLNISLFIVAIFLLLTLVVGIYFSRKKTTFREYAVGNKQFATATLVATVLATLYAGCTLMCDVECVYEYGLWWIVLVFLDCFGLWTIGKLALRMGPFMQHFSIAQTMGHVYGRYARIVTALVGTCRCIIIITMQITVMSRSITMCVHVDNPYLVPIFASLFLVFYSTFGGVRAVTFTDILQFLTFSIIIPLLTWFIFLKAGKPVSTIIPILHNQAKFQFSTLFHFDTKLIALFSLILAVLVSYIVQPQLMQRVYMSSGTIQAQKVFSYATVFNLIIASFIILIGLFVFVGAPHLSKEEVWGYIMTHMSPFFKGFLAVSLLAMAMSTADSCLNACSIMISYDILQSIHKEKQIDDAHQLKIARWTTLVLGLLAMMLAFYCQDLLKLTYWVLDSAIPVITAPFILAIFGFRGTTRTALIGMATGALTILAWNKWIEPLDPEMGINGAFPSMLANGLAMLAAHYLFKQPKEAGWVGPDPDFKQMQQAHARKQAERKEAIKNGWANRKITLANLIPNHTMIICVGIYIAVTSLLAYFIAPIAHHVCWLILQLFGAACYLGYPFLYDIFQRIRDIPSWFIGLCWLVGLAVYLPLNLLGTWWYLTEPIFSASLSLAHCGVILWGLPLYLGIGVATTTLLISIYPIATGPCFPLLSSLLPLCIVSLLLLFAIIIFFKIKQDRYIAQILYLKNQEKIAKDRKLKASLYDSAMVPTTTMSQAKGYGAILTQVIGKIEESISFLDSNVPLYKQDFQSIINKLYDWVAYFNRRAKAKKHALLQPAQITFDQLMRKVELALSQEVIDPPRLLVEKIMHPNGGPCPHIVCDINQIVYLLVQAVLRIGKLEDNTVPIVKVQLHGTTLQFKQADPIDSSCPVYMLFQATALVFSQATTSPEALPKVQGIYDDGIDAIDDPGKQAVPPSIDLQQETISSIVGAHYGHLEICDDKQQPTMLLVLPNDVTDMLSKMTAKLPLDCLTSETPVTPKEQADSMMALMQFHDYICQSSHRSDPIDLGTISGLLLLLRKHFGFKRHASGQLFYVRAVGITTLIVEWVFHSPKVIYAALLYELVRHTCLPLSYVKEHYNLGVYAFVLNVISIDKRQDLDHPSLLYVQNRLKEAIKEEHIQLSVLFIKLAERLYDLHQAASYIHPTEVHHMAQETLDIDVKLAHTYLGPEIGTALEHAAKEALKIDIDKDTVNIKKGKVNKNK, from the coding sequence ATGCTCTGTTTAAACATCTCCCTATTTATAGTGGCCATTTTTTTATTGCTAACCTTGGTTGTAGGCATTTACTTTAGTAGAAAAAAAACCACTTTTCGAGAATATGCAGTAGGGAATAAACAGTTTGCTACCGCTACTTTAGTTGCTACGGTATTGGCCACTTTATATGCTGGCTGCACATTAATGTGTGACGTAGAGTGCGTCTATGAATATGGCTTATGGTGGATAGTTCTTGTATTTTTAGATTGTTTTGGTTTATGGACTATTGGTAAGTTAGCCTTACGTATGGGTCCATTTATGCAACACTTCTCTATCGCACAGACGATGGGTCATGTCTATGGCAGATATGCAAGAATCGTGACGGCTTTGGTTGGTACTTGTCGTTGTATCATTATAATTACCATGCAGATTACTGTAATGTCTCGATCCATTACTATGTGTGTGCACGTAGATAACCCCTATTTAGTACCTATCTTCGCCAGCTTATTCCTTGTTTTCTATTCAACATTTGGGGGGGTCCGTGCCGTTACCTTTACAGATATACTACAGTTTCTAACCTTTTCCATTATTATTCCTCTTTTGACTTGGTTTATATTTCTAAAAGCAGGTAAACCAGTATCAACCATCATTCCTATACTGCACAACCAAGCTAAATTTCAGTTTAGTACCCTATTCCATTTTGATACTAAGTTAATAGCTTTGTTTTCCCTCATATTGGCTGTCTTAGTATCCTATATAGTCCAACCCCAACTTATGCAGCGGGTATACATGTCTTCTGGTACCATTCAGGCCCAAAAGGTTTTTTCATATGCTACTGTTTTTAATCTTATTATAGCTTCTTTTATTATTCTAATTGGCCTATTTGTTTTTGTAGGTGCACCACACTTGTCTAAAGAAGAGGTTTGGGGGTACATTATGACTCATATGTCCCCTTTTTTTAAAGGATTTTTGGCCGTTAGTTTACTCGCTATGGCGATGTCTACAGCTGACTCTTGCTTAAATGCTTGTTCTATTATGATTAGCTATGATATATTGCAAAGTATACACAAGGAAAAACAAATTGATGATGCGCATCAGCTTAAAATAGCTAGATGGACCACGCTAGTGTTGGGCTTATTAGCTATGATGCTAGCTTTTTATTGTCAAGATCTGTTAAAATTAACATATTGGGTTCTTGATTCTGCTATCCCTGTTATAACAGCGCCCTTTATATTGGCTATTTTCGGTTTTCGGGGCACCACTCGTACTGCTTTAATCGGTATGGCTACAGGTGCACTAACTATTTTAGCTTGGAACAAATGGATTGAGCCACTTGACCCAGAGATGGGAATAAATGGCGCCTTCCCTTCCATGTTAGCCAATGGCTTAGCTATGCTAGCGGCCCATTATTTATTCAAACAGCCAAAAGAGGCTGGTTGGGTAGGGCCAGACCCCGATTTTAAACAAATGCAACAAGCGCATGCACGCAAGCAGGCGGAACGAAAAGAAGCGATTAAAAATGGTTGGGCCAATAGAAAAATCACTTTGGCTAACCTGATACCCAACCATACTATGATCATATGTGTAGGCATTTATATAGCCGTGACTAGTTTACTGGCTTATTTTATAGCGCCTATTGCGCATCATGTCTGCTGGCTTATACTGCAACTATTTGGAGCGGCTTGTTATTTAGGCTACCCATTTCTCTATGATATCTTCCAAAGGATAAGGGATATTCCCAGTTGGTTTATTGGTCTATGTTGGCTAGTAGGATTAGCCGTTTATCTTCCTTTGAATTTGCTTGGTACCTGGTGGTATCTAACAGAACCGATTTTTTCGGCTTCTTTGTCTTTAGCCCATTGTGGTGTCATCTTATGGGGATTACCCCTTTATCTAGGAATAGGAGTGGCAACAACCACCTTACTCATATCCATTTATCCTATTGCTACTGGTCCCTGCTTTCCGCTGTTATCTTCTTTATTACCGCTATGTATAGTGAGTCTACTACTCCTATTCGCTATTATTATTTTCTTTAAAATCAAACAAGATCGCTATATTGCTCAAATTCTTTACCTAAAAAATCAAGAAAAGATTGCAAAGGATCGCAAACTCAAAGCTTCTCTTTACGATTCAGCCATGGTGCCCACCACTACGATGAGTCAAGCCAAAGGCTATGGCGCCATTTTAACGCAAGTAATAGGGAAAATTGAGGAATCCATCTCTTTTTTAGATAGCAACGTACCACTTTATAAGCAAGATTTTCAAAGTATTATCAATAAGCTTTATGATTGGGTGGCCTATTTTAATAGGAGAGCAAAAGCTAAAAAGCATGCCCTACTACAACCCGCTCAAATTACCTTCGATCAGTTGATGCGTAAGGTAGAGTTGGCATTATCCCAAGAGGTGATTGATCCACCTAGACTGCTGGTAGAAAAGATAATGCATCCTAATGGGGGTCCATGCCCGCATATAGTATGCGATATCAACCAAATCGTCTATTTGCTGGTACAAGCTGTTTTACGTATTGGTAAGCTAGAGGATAATACTGTACCCATTGTAAAGGTACAACTGCATGGCACCACGTTGCAGTTTAAGCAAGCTGACCCTATTGACAGCAGCTGTCCTGTATATATGCTTTTTCAAGCGACTGCCCTAGTATTCAGTCAAGCTACTACTTCCCCTGAGGCATTGCCTAAAGTGCAGGGTATCTATGATGATGGGATAGATGCTATAGACGATCCAGGGAAACAAGCAGTGCCACCATCTATAGACCTCCAACAAGAAACCATATCCAGTATTGTTGGGGCTCACTATGGCCATTTGGAAATATGCGATGACAAGCAGCAACCCACTATGCTACTGGTACTGCCTAATGATGTGACGGATATGCTGAGTAAGATGACGGCTAAGCTACCTTTAGATTGCTTAACCTCAGAAACCCCTGTTACCCCTAAAGAGCAAGCTGATTCCATGATGGCCTTAATGCAGTTCCATGACTATATCTGCCAGTCTTCTCATCGATCCGATCCTATTGACCTAGGTACGATTTCAGGTTTGCTTTTATTACTACGGAAACATTTTGGCTTTAAACGGCATGCCTCGGGTCAATTGTTTTATGTACGTGCGGTAGGGATTACCACGTTAATAGTAGAATGGGTCTTTCACTCCCCTAAAGTAATTTATGCTGCTTTGCTCTATGAACTGGTGCGCCATACCTGCCTACCACTTTCTTATGTCAAGGAACATTATAACTTAGGGGTTTATGCCTTTGTATTGAATGTAATAAGTATAGACAAACGCCAAGACTTAGACCACCCTTCCTTGCTTTATGTGCAAAATCGATTGAAAGAAGCGATTAAGGAAGAGCATATACAGCTTTCTGTACTCTTTATTAAGCTAGCCGAGCGGCTCTATGACCTACACCAGGCGGCAAGTTATATCCATCCAACAGAGGTGCACCATATGGCGCAAGAAACCTTAGACATAGATGTGAAGTTAGCCCATACTTACTTAGGTCCAGAGATAGGCACTGCATTAGAACATGCAGCTAAAGAGGCGCTAAAGATTGATATTGATAAGGATACAGTAAACATAAAAAAAGGAAAAGTTAACAAAAACAAGTAA